In the genome of Streptomyces sp. 846.5, the window GACGGCCTTCAGCTGCTGCGGGTTCAGGCCCAGCAGGGCCAGGATGGTCGGCGCGATCTGGGTGGTGTGGACGGTGGCCCCGTCGACGACCCGGTCCGGGGTGCCTGCGCCGGAGACCACCAGCGGCACGTTCAGGTCGTCCGCGTGGCCGCCGCCGTGCTCGGCGACCTTCTTGGTCCCACCGGTGTAGACGACGCCGTACTGGGCGACGCCGAAGATGTCGGGGACCCGGGCGTCACCGGGCTTGACCCCGAAGAAGTGCGCGGCGTCAGCACCGGCGTAGACCTTGGTCAGGCCGCCGTGGGTGTAGGCCTTCGCCTTCTTGTTGATGTCGGTGCCGGTGCCGCTCTGCGCCAGCAGGTACGCCTTGGCGAATTCGGTGGCGGCCTTGGAGCGGTCCGAGAGCCAGAGCAGCATGGCGTCGTCGTCCACCGCGTGCGCCACCAGGTCGGCGGCGCTGGGGTGGAGCTTCTTCCAGGCGGCGTTCAGGCCGTCCAGCAGCGCGCCGTCGTCGATCCGGGTGAGCGCGGCCGGGTCGGTGGGCGACTGGCCGTGCTTGGCGGAGAGGATGATCGTGGTGCTGCCGTCCAGGTGCTGCTTGTGGATCTCCGCGGTGAGCGCGCCGATCTGGGCGTTGATGTAGTCCAGGTTGTTCTGCAGCAGCGGGCCGGGAACGTTCTTGGCGGTGTAGCCGCCGGTCAGCCCGTCCGAGGTGGGGAGCTTCTCGGCGGTGGACACGGACTGGAAGTTCATACCGAAGATGGCCGGGGTGCCGACCTTCTGCGAGCGCGAGTGGTCGTAGCCGTCGATCTCGTTGAGGACGGCCTTGACCTTGTAGCTGTCGTACTGCTGGGTGGCCTTGTTGTCGGTGGTCCAGTCGTTGCCGGCGGCGTAGCCGAGCGCGTTCGAGTTGATCTCCGGGGTGAACAGGTCCTGGACACCCGTTCCCGACGGACCGCTGAGGATGTCGTAGGCGGCGTGCTTGTCCGACCATGCGGTCCGCAGACCGGCCTGGCGGGCCACCTCGAAGATGGTGTTCACCTGGAGGTACTGGTTCGGGTAGACCGGCTTGCAGGTCTTGGGGTCGACCGGGAGCTTGGTCGGGTCGATCAGCTTGGTCGGGTTGCCGGTCATCGAAAGGATGCTGCCGGGGAGGTTCTTCAGGCCCTGACCAGCGTCGATGGAGGCCTTGTTGATGTCCAGGTCCTCGGTGAGGTCCACCTCGACACCGGGCTTGACGCCCTTGCAGCTGGTGGTCCCGGCCGGGAGCAGCGCCGCGTTGTAGGTGTCGTCGTAGTAGATCCCGGTGGTGCCGGGGCCGCCGCCGGTGGCCTGGGCGACCATGCCGGGGAAACTGTCCGAGGGGTTGGTGGTCTTGGCGTTGGTGTACTGGACACCGCCGCGGACCAGCTTGGCCAGCGCCGACTGCGGGTGCCTGGCGATGTACCAGGTCAGGTCGGACTGGTGCAGGCCGTCCACCGAGATCAGCAGCACATGCTTGGCCGCGGCACGGTGTGCGGCCGACGCGGCCGACGCCGCGCCGGCGGGACTGGCGAGGAAAGCCCCGCCGATCAGTCCGGAGGCGCCGAGGACGGCGGCCAGGCGAAGGTAACGACGGGTCACGAGGATCTCCTGGGAACTCATGGTGCGTGGCATGGGAGCAAGCTGCGAACAGTGCCCGGGCCATGAGTAGTGCGCCGCCGTGTACGAGGAGCAGCGTGCGCATGAACGGCCGACGAATCAACCCGACTCACACCCTTCTCCTGCCTCCGCCGCCTCCGTCCGCCGGTCCTTCGGGTACCGCTCAGCCGAGGGTCAGCTGGGCAGGGGCGCCTTCCGAACCACCAGATACGCCTGCGGCGTGGGCTCGTACCCCACCGGCTCGCGCACCAGCCGGGCCACCGGCTCGAACCCGGCGTCCGCCAACAGCTCGGCAGCCAGGTCGGGCCGCAACCGGTAGGCGTCGAGCGAGATCGTGTGCCCGTAGCCCTGTTCCAGATGCCGGATCCCGTCACCGGCCTGGAACGCCAGCAGGGCGTATCCCCCGGCGGCGAGCACCCGGTGGAACTCCGCGAACACCACCGGCAGCTGCTTCGGCGGGGTGTGGATGACGGAGTACCAGGCGACGACACCGCCGAGTGTCCCGTCCCCGAGGTCCAGCGCCATGATCGAGCCCATCTCGAATCGCAGCCCGGGATGCTCCTTCCGCGCCACCGCCACCATCCCCGGTGACAGGTCCACCCCGAACGCGTCCACCCCCAACGACGCCAGATGCGCCGTCACCCGCCCCGGCCCGCACCCGAGATCCCCGACCGGCCCCTCCGCACCGGATCCCCGCACCAGGTCGACGAAGGCAGCCAGCATGGCCCGGTCGAACGGCTTGCCGTCGAGCTCGTTCCGCAGCAGCGCGGCGTAGTCGGCGGCGACGGTGTCATAGGCAGTACGGGTCGCCTGCAGGAAGGGGGTGTCGGCAGTCATGAGCGGGGACTCTAGCGCGCAGCCGTCGTTGCAGCGGATACGCGCCCCGCCTCCCCTACCGCCTCCACCACCCTTCCGTCCCCTCAGGCCGACGCCCGCACGATCAGCTCCGTCGGCAGGATGACCGAGGCCGGGGGCTCGCCCGCGATCAGGGACTGGAGCACTCGGACCATCTCGGCGCTGATCCGGTCCCAGGGCTGGCGGACCGTGGTCAGCGGGGGGCGGGTGCTCGCGGCGATGGTGGAGTCGTCGAAGCCGCCGACGGCCACGTCCTCCGGCACCCGGCGTCCGGCCTGCTCCAGGACGGCCAGGGCGCCGTCCGCCATCAGGTCGGAGGCGACGAAGACCGCGTCCAGATCCGGGGCGGCGGACAGCAGCGCGGCCATCGCGGCCTCGCCGCCGGCCCGGCTGTAGTCGCCCTCGGCGACCAGCGCCGGGTCCTGCGGCAGGCCGGCCTCGGCCAGGGTCTCCCGGTAGCCGGTGAGCCGGTCCACCCCGCCCGGAGTGTCCAGCGGGCCTGTGATGGTGGCGATCCTGCGGCGGCCCGTGCCCAGCAGGTACCGCACCATCGCCCTGGCCCCCTCGTGGTCGTCCGCGGCGACGTAGGGCGTGGTCGAGGTGTGCCCCAGCGGCTTGCCGCAGGCGACGACCGGCATCCGGGCCTCGTCCAGCAGCTCCACCATCGGGTTGCCGGAGTGCGAGGAGACCAGCAGGACGCCGTCGACATGCCCCGAGGTGATGTAGCGCCCTATCCGGCGGCGCTCCTCCTCGGTTCCCGCGATCATCAGCAGCAGCGGGATGTCGTGCTTGGCGAGGGCCGTGGTGCAACCGCGCAGCAGCTGGTTGAAGTTGGGGTCCTCGAAGAAGCGCGCCTGCGGCTCGGTGAGCAGGAAGGCGACCGAGTCGGAGCGCTGGGTGACCAGGCTGCGGGCATGGCGGTTGACGACGTATCCGGTCTTGCGGATGGCGGCGTTGACCGCCTTCAGCGCCTCCGGGCTGACGTTGTGCCCGCCCTGCAGCACCCGGGAGACGGTGCCGCGGGAGATCCCCGCCTCACGGGCGACGTCGTGGATGGTCGGCGGCCGGCGACGGGCCGGCGTTGCTTCGGTCATCTGCGGTGACGGTTCTTCCTCGGGTAAGGGCTGCTGAGGGTGCTGCTGGCGGCTCTGCTGATGCCTGATCAGGACTTTACGGCCCCGGAGAGCAGGTCGAGGCGCCAATAGCGCTGGAGCGACAGGAACAACGCGATCAGCGGCAGCACCGAGATCAGCGAGCCGGTGATCACCAGGGTGTACAGCGCGGGCGCGGCCGCGCCCTGCTTCAGCAGCGTGAACAGGCCCACGGTCACCGGGAATTTGCTGTCGTCGCCGAGC includes:
- a CDS encoding alkaline phosphatase family protein: MTRRYLRLAAVLGASGLIGGAFLASPAGAASAASAAHRAAAKHVLLISVDGLHQSDLTWYIARHPQSALAKLVRGGVQYTNAKTTNPSDSFPGMVAQATGGGPGTTGIYYDDTYNAALLPAGTTSCKGVKPGVEVDLTEDLDINKASIDAGQGLKNLPGSILSMTGNPTKLIDPTKLPVDPKTCKPVYPNQYLQVNTIFEVARQAGLRTAWSDKHAAYDILSGPSGTGVQDLFTPEINSNALGYAAGNDWTTDNKATQQYDSYKVKAVLNEIDGYDHSRSQKVGTPAIFGMNFQSVSTAEKLPTSDGLTGGYTAKNVPGPLLQNNLDYINAQIGALTAEIHKQHLDGSTTIILSAKHGQSPTDPAALTRIDDGALLDGLNAAWKKLHPSAADLVAHAVDDDAMLLWLSDRSKAATEFAKAYLLAQSGTGTDINKKAKAYTHGGLTKVYAGADAAHFFGVKPGDARVPDIFGVAQYGVVYTGGTKKVAEHGGGHADDLNVPLVVSGAGTPDRVVDGATVHTTQIAPTILALLGLNPQQLKAVREEGTKVLPVR
- a CDS encoding class I SAM-dependent methyltransferase — encoded protein: MTADTPFLQATRTAYDTVAADYAALLRNELDGKPFDRAMLAAFVDLVRGSGAEGPVGDLGCGPGRVTAHLASLGVDAFGVDLSPGMVAVARKEHPGLRFEMGSIMALDLGDGTLGGVVAWYSVIHTPPKQLPVVFAEFHRVLAAGGYALLAFQAGDGIRHLEQGYGHTISLDAYRLRPDLAAELLADAGFEPVARLVREPVGYEPTPQAYLVVRKAPLPS
- a CDS encoding LacI family DNA-binding transcriptional regulator, producing the protein MTEATPARRRPPTIHDVAREAGISRGTVSRVLQGGHNVSPEALKAVNAAIRKTGYVVNRHARSLVTQRSDSVAFLLTEPQARFFEDPNFNQLLRGCTTALAKHDIPLLLMIAGTEEERRRIGRYITSGHVDGVLLVSSHSGNPMVELLDEARMPVVACGKPLGHTSTTPYVAADDHEGARAMVRYLLGTGRRRIATITGPLDTPGGVDRLTGYRETLAEAGLPQDPALVAEGDYSRAGGEAAMAALLSAAPDLDAVFVASDLMADGALAVLEQAGRRVPEDVAVGGFDDSTIAASTRPPLTTVRQPWDRISAEMVRVLQSLIAGEPPASVILPTELIVRASA